From a single Lolium rigidum isolate FL_2022 chromosome 7, APGP_CSIRO_Lrig_0.1, whole genome shotgun sequence genomic region:
- the LOC124674676 gene encoding probable serine/threonine-protein kinase abkC: MSRFMQLGKSGSRKLAHAILANSKPSSSNIGPSFASGLAYKTRAYLHGGVHNGPSTSFMLGRAKEGLHWSPGARNFSVLSACSRNAFHSQLAWKQLMARVPKASPALRKAACAVTLAASRSKLVPYLAALVAGELMLAQESSADGEYLQIRENIYNRAQDSRIYVSSVIFSAVEMVIIILRSIYLAFLFTPSILMAPFADNLGSKYRKTWLRLVHRTLEMAGPAFIKWGQWAATRPDLFANDLCTELSKLHTKAPAHSYAYTKKTVEKAFGRKISDIFVEFEEEPVASGSVAQVHRARLNFKHPGQKTKIITVAVKVRHPGVGDSIRRDFSIINAVAKTSRYIPALNWLRLDESVQQFAVFMMSQVDLAREAAHLSRFIYNFRMWKDVSFPKPLYPLVHPAVLVETYEHGESVSHYVDDQDGHERIKSALAHIGTHALLKMLLVDNFVHADMHPGNILVRVVRPKNTNNTLRKSRPHVVFLDVGMTAELSSNDRVNLLEFFKAVARRDGRTAAESTLKLSKQQNCPNPKVFIEEVERAFSFWGTPEGDIIHPADCMHQLLEQVRRHKVNVDGNVCTVMVTTLVLEGWQRKLDPDYNVMKTLQTLLFKEDWAKSLQYTIEGLMAP; encoded by the exons ATGTCGAG GTTTATGCAATTAGGGAAGAGCGGCAGCAGGAAGCTCGCTCATGCTATATTGGCCAACTCCAAGCCCAGCAGCTCCAACATCGGACCGAGCTTCGCGTCCGGTTTGGCCTATAAAACCAGGGCGTATCTGCACGGGGGAGTCCACAATGGCCCGAGCACCTCATTCATGCTCGGGCGGGCAAAGGAGGGCTTGCACTGGAGCCCTGGTGCCAGGAACTTCTCGGTTCTCTCGGCCTGTAGTCGCAACGCATTCCACAGCCAACTGGCTTGGAAGCAACTCATGGCGCGTGTACCAAAAGCATCTCCGGCTCTAAGAAAGGCTGCCTGTGCCGTCACCTTGGCTGCCAGTAGGTCCAAGTTGGTTCCATACCTCGCCGCTCTCGTGGCTGGGGAGTTGATGCTAGCTCAGGAGAGTAGCGCGGATGGCGAGTACCTCCAGATACGCGAGAATATCTACAACCGGGCTCAGGACAGCCGTATCTATGTGTCCTCGGTGATATtttcggcggtggagatggttaTCATAATCCTCAGATCGATATATCTGGCGTTCTTGTTCACTCCCAGCATACTGATGGCGCCGTTTGCTGATAATCTTGGCAGCAAGTACAGGAAAACGTGGCTCCGCCTTGTGCACCGTACTTTGGAGATGGCAGGCCCTGCGTTTATCAAATGGGGCCAGTGGGCTGCGACACGTCCTGATCTGTTTGCCAATGACCTGTGTACCGAATTGTCAAAGCTACACACTAAAGCGCCAGCTCACAGCTATGCATATACCAAGAAGACTGTCGAGAAGGCGTTTGGTCGGAAGATATCTGACATTTTTGTCGAGTTTGAAGAAGAGCCTGTGGCGTCTGGAAGTGTCGCTCAAGTGCACCGAGCTCGCTTGAACTTCAAACATCCTGGCCAGAAGACAAAGATTATAACAGTAGCGGTAAAAGTAAGGCATCCGGGTGTAGGAGACTCGATACGGAGAGATTTCAGTATCATTAATGCAGTGGCTAAAACATCAAGATACATTCCAGCGTTAAATTGGTTACGGCTAGATGAGAGCGTGCAACAGTTTGCTGTTTTCATGATGTCTCAGGTTGACCTTGCAAGGGAAGCTGCTCACTTGAGCCGGTTTATCTACAATTTCCGCATGTGGAAAGATGTGTCGTTTCCCAAACCTCTCTATCCACTTGTTCATCCTGCTGTCTTGGTCGAGACTTATGAGCATGGCGAGAGCGTCTCACACTACGTGGATGATCAAGATGGACATGAACGTATTAAAAGTGCTCTTGCACATATTGGCACTCACGCACTCTTGAAAATGTTACTG GTTGATAATTTCGTCCATGCCGATATGCATCCTGGAAATATTCTAGTCCGTGTTGTACGGccaaaaaatacaaataacaCCCTTCGGAAGTCAAGGCCACACGTGGTATTCCTTGATGTAGGAATGACTGCTGAACTTTCAAGTAATGACCGTGTGAATTTGCTGGAGTTTTTCAAGGCTGTTGCACGTCGAGATGGCCGTACAGCAGCAGAGAGTACGCTTAAGTTGTCAAAACAGCAGAATTGCCCAAATCCAAAAGTTTTTATTGAG GAAGTTGAACGAGCATTTTCCTTCTGGGGTACCCCTGAAGGTGATATTATCCACCCTGCTGATTGTATGCATCAGTTGCTTGAGCAAGTCCGACGTCATAAAGTAAACGTTGATGGGAACGTTTGCACTGTCATGGTGACTACATTAGTTCTTGAG GGCTGGCAGCGGAAGTTGGATCCAGATTACAATGTGATGAAAACATTACAAACCTTACTATTTAAAGAAGACTGGGCCAAGTCCCTTCAGTATACAATCGAAGGGCTTATGGCACCTTAG